One Heptranchias perlo isolate sHepPer1 chromosome 2, sHepPer1.hap1, whole genome shotgun sequence DNA segment encodes these proteins:
- the LOC137332201 gene encoding fer3-like protein — protein sequence MEFQENFMDSSVLDFVTESDFALGSPVSGQTEVSSVHSVDMYDRLCDFAGIRAFSDESIPFGENTEQVDEFGDQGTTFKMGPLNSLMVRPKRKRVITYAQRQAANVRERKRMFSLNEAFDQLRKKVPTFAYEKRLSRIETLRLAIVYISFMTDLLNNKEKNPTPE from the coding sequence ATGGAATTTCAAGAAAACTTCATGGACTCCTCTGTTCTGGACTTTGTTACAGAATCAGATTTTGCCCTGGGCTCCCCAGTATCAGGCCAGACCGAAGTGAGTTCAGTGCATAGCGTAGACATGTATGACAGACTGTGCGATTTTGCAGGGATACGGGCGTTTTCGGATGAGTCAATTCCATTTGGAGAGAACACGGAGCAGGTGGATGAGTTTGGGGACCAGGGAACAACCTTTAAAATGGGTCCTCTCAACTCCCTGATGGTCAGACCCAAAAGGAAACGCGTGATCACCTATGCCCAGCGTCAGGCCGCCAACGTCAGGGAGAGGAAAAGGATGTTCAGTCTGAATGAAGCATTTGATCAGTTAAGGAAAAAAGTGCCTACCTTTGCTTACGAAAAACGACTGTCTAGAATTGAGACTCTGCGCCTAGCCATTGTCTATATCTCGTTCATGACTGACCTTTTGAATAATAAAGAGAAGAATCCAACTCCAGAATGA